Proteins encoded in a region of the Prunus persica cultivar Lovell chromosome G4, Prunus_persica_NCBIv2, whole genome shotgun sequence genome:
- the LOC109948637 gene encoding uncharacterized protein LOC109948637: MGDQMGELQDMFKKFMGQQMQTNKNLQNAVNKLEVQVGQIASSMSNRASGTFPSKTEVNPRHQGHAKAVHILRSGKQVDNKVGDVNEEQEDGENVEIIQPPHRQPQLPTNSPSILLERAQSLRPIAPFPSRLSKSKKDQGLDEIMETFKKVQINIPLPNVIAHIPKYAKFLKDLCTNKRRFKEHEQVALSEEVNAVLQRKLLPKLKDPGSFSIPCIVCDFKFQKALLDLGAYINLMQYHVYEKLNLGKLQATSVSIQLANRTIRYPKVILEDVLVNVEELILPADFLVLEMEEAPIHDNQLPLIIGRPFMATAGAIIDVKKGTLTMNVFDETIAFKVFEASKFPSDEHEVFHVDAIDTMVKEALPMSYLEPIEACITQSIRKEEVDSLEAVISPLLLELVYSMDSYIEIVKRHQSWN; encoded by the exons ATGGGTGATCAAATGGGAGAATTGCAAGACATGTTCAAGAAGTTCATGGGGCAACAGATGCAAACCAATAAGAATCTTCAAAATGCAGTGAACAAACTAGAAGTGCAAGTTGGGCAGATTGCATCTTCCATGAGCAATAGAGCATCCGGAACTTTCCCAAGCAAAACTGAGGTGAATCCAAGGCATCAAGGGCATGCTAAAGCAGTACACATCTTGAGAAGTGGTAAACAAGTTGATAATAAGGTTGGAGATGTCAATGAAGAGCAAGAAGATGGAGAAAACGTGGAGATCATTCAGCCACCACATAGGCAGCCACAGCTTCCAACAAACAGTCCCTCAATCCTTCTAGAAAGAGCACAAAGCCTAAG GCCTATTGCACCCTTTCCCAGCAGGTTATCAAAGTCAAAGAAGGATCAAGGCTTGGATGAGATAATGGAAACATTTAAGAAGGTGCAAATCAACATCCCATTGCCCAATGTCATTGCTCATATTCCAAAGTATGCAAAATTTTTGAAGGATCTATGCACTAACAAGAGGAGATTCAAAGAGCATGAACAAGTTGCATTGAGTGAAGAGGTAAATGCAGTGTTACAAAGAAAGCTGCTTCCAAAGCTAAAGGATCCAGGTTCTTTTTCTATACCTTGCATAGTTTGTGATTTTAAGTTTCAAAAAGCTTTGCTTGATCTTGGTGCTTATATAAATCTTATGCAATATCATGTTTATGAGAAACTTAACCTTGGTAAGTTGCAAGCCACATCTGTGAGCATTCAACTGGCAAATAGAACTATTAGGTACCCTAAGGTCATTCTAGAAGATGTTTTGGTGAACGTGGAAGAGCTAATTTTGCCAGCAGATTTCTTGGTGTTGGAAATGGAAGAAGCACCAATTCATGACAATCAGTTACCACTCATTATAGGTCGTCCATTCATGGCAACTGCCGGTGCTATTATTGATGTAAAGAAGGGTACATTGACCATGAATGTGTTTGATGAGACAATAGCATTCAAAGTGTTTGAAGCCTCCAAGTTTCCAAGTGACGAGCATGAAGTTTTCCATGTTGATGCAATTGATACTATGGTGAAAGAAGCACTGCCAATGAGTTATTTGGAGCCCATTGAAGCATGCATCACACAAAGCATaaggaaagaagaagtggACAGCTTAGAGGCTGTGATCTCTCCTTTACTTCTTGAGCTTGTTTACAGCATGGATAGCTACATAGAAATTGTAAAGAG GCACCAGAGTTGGAATTAA